The following coding sequences are from one Salvia hispanica cultivar TCC Black 2014 chromosome 3, UniMelb_Shisp_WGS_1.0, whole genome shotgun sequence window:
- the LOC125212613 gene encoding uncharacterized protein LOC125212613, protein MSPNQEVFSRQMCPRQNSIQNQTRVNPTARRQLGHISTFGDPYEYEDTSDEDEDASDDDRKLAIENFHKHHLVLVGEKEEDHNYKCKKLVCDMNAHFSHKNTQWAYRRHTSSPPRIATAATSSVHTPLKR, encoded by the exons ATGTCCCCAAACCAGGAAGTTTTCTCACGTCAGATGTGCCCTCGACAAAATTCAATCCA AAACCAGACTCGAGTTAATCCAACTGCCAGACGACAACTTGGACACATTTCCACGTTTGGAGATCCGTATGAGTATGAGGATACTAGTGATGAAGATGAGGATGCTAGTGACGACGATAGGAAGCTGGCAATTGAGAATTTTCACAAGCATCATCTGGTCCTAGTTGGGGAGAAGGAAGAGgatcataattataaatgcaaaaaacTAGTGTGTGATATGAACGCACACTTTtcacacaaaaacacacagTGGGCGTATAGAAGGCACACCTCTAGTCCTCCGCGAATTGCCACCGCCGCCACATCCTCCGTCCACACTCCATTAAAGAGGTAG